From Theileria annulata chromosome 1, complete sequence, *** SEQUENCING IN PROGRESS ***, one genomic window encodes:
- a CDS encoding uncharacterized protein (Tap349e08.q2ks7.cand.115 - score = 32.19): protein MSAEIDFDNLDSIFTFKSKKYNKPSEKNKFGQRVCFLLKSAQFFSTSNPNLSRFYIKELVEVCEKHLIRLSPKVKRKFCKGCYTYFVQGLNSHTTEPPDPVNNSDTNRSKTVKGNLAFLTCLMCTRTRAYPYKT from the coding sequence atgtcAGCTGAGATCGATTTCGATAATCTCGACTCAATCTTCACgtttaaatcaaaaaaatataataaaccTTCTGAAAAGAATAAGTTTGGTCAAAGAGTTTGTTTTCTCTTGAAATCTGCTCAATTTTTTTCAACTAGTAACCCCAATTTGAGTCGTTTCTACATCAAGGAACTGGTTGAGGTTTGCGAAAAACACCTAATAAGGTTAAGTCCCAAAGTTAAGAGGAAATTTTGCAAAGGCTGTTACACATACTTCGTTCAAGGCTTAAATTCACATACTACTGAACCACCTGATCCTGTTAATAATTCGGATACCAATAGATCTAAAACTGTCAAGGGTAATCTAGCATTTCTAACATGCTTAATGTGTACGAGAACTAGGGCATATCCTTACAAAACTTGa